One genomic window of Conger conger chromosome 7, fConCon1.1, whole genome shotgun sequence includes the following:
- the LOC133132778 gene encoding non-POU domain-containing octamer-binding protein-like has product MHGNRGPRPEQHNQGPPPRHQDPQGRQNKGTEASSNGQHSETDSSLTIDLQSFRKPGEKAYTQRSRLFVGNLPSGVTEEEVEKLFSKYGKSSEIFIHKDRGFGFIRLESRTLAEIAKAELDDTLFRGRQLRVRFATHGAALSVKNLPQFLSNELLEEAFSIFGPIERAIVIVDDRGRATGKGIVEYANKPAARKALDRCADGAFLLTAFPRPVTVEPMEQFDEDEGLPEKIINKNQQYHKEREHPPRFAHPGTFEYEYAMRWKALMEMEKQQYEQVDRNIKEAHEKLEQEMEAARHEHQVMLMRQDLLRRQEELRRMEELHSQELQKRKQMELRQEEERRRREEEMRIHSEEMRRQQEGFKGNFPENREQEIRMHMAGQAMAMNRNSSGGNPVPAGAGNTPTDPAQLTAAAGNAIPNQAGFPRGPPGPADFGANKRRRF; this is encoded by the exons ATGCATGGGAACAGAGGACCTCGCCCTGAACAACACAACCAAGGTCCTCCCCCCAGACATCAGGACCCTCAGGGACGCCAGAATAAAGGAACAGAGGCCAGCAGCAATGGACAACATTCAGAAACTG ACTCTTCCCTGACCATAGATCTGCAGAGTTTCAGGAAGCCAGGAGAGAAGGCTTATACCCAGCGCAGCAGACTGTTTGTAGGTAATCTGCCCTCTGGGGTCACTGAGGAGGAGGTTGAGAAGCTGTTTTCCAAGTATGGAAAGTCTTCTGAAATTTTCATCCACAAGGACAGGGGCTTTGGTTTTATTAGGCTG GAGTCAAGAACCTTGGCGGAGATTGCTAAAGCTGAGCTTGATGACACACTCTTCAGGGGCAGGCAGCTCCGTGTCCGCTTTGCAACTCATGGAGCAGCGCTCTCTGTAAAGAATCTGCCtcagtttctttcaaatgagCTGCTGGAAGAGGCTTTCTCCATCTTTGGTCCGATCGAGAGGGCCATCGTTATCGTGGATGACCGTGGCAGAGCCACAGGGAAGGGGATTGTGGAGTATGCCAACAAGCCAGCGGCAAGGAAGGCTCTTGATAGGTGTGCTGACGGTGCTTTTTTGTTGACTGC CTTTCCCAGGCCTGTGACCGTGGAACCAATGGAACAGTTTGATGAGGATGAGGGTTTACCTGAGAAGATCattaacaaaaaccagcagtatCACAA GGAGAGGGAACACCCGCCGCGATTTGCCCATCCAGGGACGTTCGAGTACGAGTATGCCATGCGCTGGAAGGCCTTGATGGAGATGGAGAAGCAGCAGTACGAGCAGGTGGACAGGAACATCAAAGAGGCCCACGAgaagctggagcaggagatggAGGCAGCAAGGCACGAGCACCAGGTCATGCTGATGAGGCAGG ACCTGCTGCGGCGTCAGGAGGAGCTCAGGAGGATGGAGGAGTTGCACAGCCAGGAGCTGCAGAAGAGGAAGCAGATGGAGCTgcggcaggaggaggagcgccgccgcagggaggaggagatgaggaTCCACAGTGAGGAAATGAGGAGGCAGCAGGAGGGCTTCAAGGGCAACTTCCCTGAGAAC CGGGAGCAGGAGATTAGGATGCACATGGCAG GTCAAGCGATGGCAATGAACAGAAACTCTAGTGGAGGGAATCCTGTGCCCGCAGGAGCTGGAAACACACCCACCGATCCTGCACAGTTAACG GCTGCAGCAGGGAACGCCATTCCAAACCAGGCTGGCTTTCCAAGAGGCCCACCTGGGCCGGCTGATTTTGGCGCAAACAAGCGCCGTAGATTCTGA